Proteins encoded in a region of the Megalops cyprinoides isolate fMegCyp1 chromosome 3, fMegCyp1.pri, whole genome shotgun sequence genome:
- the cct8 gene encoding T-complex protein 1 subunit theta isoform X1 yields MALHVPKAPGFAQMLKDGAKHFSGLEEAIFRNIQACKELAQTTRTAYGPNGMNKMVINHLEKLFVTNDAATILRELEVQHPAAKMVVMASHMQEQEVGDGTNFVLVFAGALLELAEELLRMGLSVSEVIEGYEMACKKALDILPESVCSSAKNLQDVDEATAMIRTAVMSKQYGNEDFLANLIAQACVSIFPESGNFNVDNVRVCKILGCGLNSSSVVHGMVFKKETEGDITSVKDAKIAVFSCPFDCMVTETKGTVLIKNAEELMNFSKGEEDMMEAQVKAIAEAGANVVVTGGKVADMALHYANKYQLMVVRLNSKWDLRRLCKTVGAVALPRLTPPTPEEMGRCDSVYLTEVGDTQVVVFKHEKEDGAISTLVIRGSTDNLMDDIERAIDDGVNTFKVLVRDKRLLPGGGATEIELAKQITSYGESCPGLEQYAIKKFAEAFEAVPRALAENSGVKGNELVSKLYAVHHEGNKNIGFDIEGEGAALKDMLEAGILDPYLVKHWGIKLATNAAVTVLRVDQIIMAKPAGGPKPPKQQGHWDKDSWEDEADKFDTHY; encoded by the exons ATGGCTCTACACGTGCCGAAAGCTCCGGGCTTCGCCCAAATGTTAAAGGATGGCGCCAAG catttttctgGGCTAGAGGAGGCAATTTTCCGAAACATTCAAGCATGCAAAGAACTGGCACAGACGACACGGACAGCCTATGGGCCCAATG GCATGAATAAAATGGTCATCAACCATCTGGAAAAGCTCTTTGTCACCAATGATGCAGCAACCATTCTGAGAGAACTTGAG GTCCAGCACCCAGCAGCGAAGATGGTCGTGATGGCGTCACACATGCAGGAGCAGGAGGTTGGGGACGGGACCAACTTCGTTCTGGTGTTTGCCGGAGccctgctggagctggctgAGGAGCTGCTGAGGATGGGTCTATCTGTGTCTGAG GTTATTGAAGGGTATGAGATGGCCTGCAAGAAGGCCCTGGACATCCTGCCTGAGTCTGTGTGCTCCTCGGCCAAGAATTTGCAGGATGTGGATGAGGCCACCGCCATGATCCGCACGGCTGTTATGAGCAAACAGTATGGGAATGAGGATTTCTTGGCCAACCTCATTGCCCAGGCTTGTG TTTCCATTTTTCCAGAGTCGGGAAATTTTAATGTGGACAATGTCCGAGTGTGCAAGATCTTG gGCTGTGGGTTGAATTCCTCTTCAGTTGTACATGGaatggtttttaaaaaggaaacagaaggaGACATCACATCGGTCAAGGATGCAAAGATAGCAGTATTCTCCTGTCCCTTTGACTGCATGGTAACGGAGACTAAG GGGACAGTTCTGATAAAGAATGCTGAGGAGCTGATGAACTTCAGCAAGGGTGAGGAGGACATGATGGAGGCCCAGGTCAAGGCCATCGCTGAGGCTGGAGCCAATGTTGTTGTAACTGGGGGCAAGGTGGCAGACATGGCCCTGCACTATGCCAACAAGTACCAGCTCATGGTGGTCAG GCTAAACTCTAAATGGGATTTAAGAAGACTGTGTAAAACAGTTGGAGCTGTTGCACTGCCCAGATTG ACACCCCCAACACCTGAGGAGATGGGTCGCTGTGACAGCGTCTACCTCACAGAAGTTGGTGACACCCAGGTGGTCGTCTTCAAACATG AAAAAGAGGATGGTGCCATTTCTACTCTGGTTATCAGGGGATCCACAGACAATCTGATGGATGACATTGAAAGAGCCATTGATGATGGTGTCAACACATTCAAGGTTCTTGTAAGG GACAAGCGTCTTCTGCCAGGTGGTGGGGCCACTGAGATCGAGCTGGCCAAACAGATCACATCATATGGAGAG TCCTGCCCAGGTCTGGAACAGTATGCCATCAAGAAGTTTGCTGAAGCTTTTGAGGCAGTGCCCCGTGCACTGGCGGAAAACTCTGGGGTCAAGGGTAATGAACTTGTGTCCAAACTGTATGCCGTACACCATGAAGGGAACAAGAACATTGGGTTTGACATTGAG ggagagggtgCAGCTTTGAAGGACATGCTGGAGGCTGGCATCTTGGACCCCTACCTAGTCAAACACTGGGGCATTAAACTGGCCACcaatgctgctgtcactgtgctCCGAGTTGACCAG ATCATTATGGCTAAGCCAGCAGGTGGACCCAAACCTCCCAAGCAACAAGGACACTGGGACAAAGACAGCTGGGAGGATGAAGCTGATAAATTCGACACCCATTATTAA
- the cct8 gene encoding T-complex protein 1 subunit theta isoform X2, whose protein sequence is MALHVPKAPGFAQMLKDGAKHFSGLEEAIFRNIQACKELAQTTRTAYGPNGMNKMVINHLEKLFVTNDAATILRELEVQHPAAKMVVMASHMQEQEVGDGTNFVLVFAGALLELAEELLRMGLSVSEVIEGYEMACKKALDILPESVCSSAKNLQDVDEATAMIRTAVMSKQYGNEDFLANLIAQACVSIFPESGNFNVDNVRVCKILGCGLNSSSVVHGMVFKKETEGDITSVKDAKIAVFSCPFDCMVTETKGTVLIKNAEELMNFSKGEEDMMEAQVKAIAEAGANVVVTGGKVADMALHYANKYQLMVVRLNSKWDLRRLCKTVGAVALPRLTPPTPEEMGRCDSVYLTEVGDTQVVVFKHEKEDGAISTLVIRGSTDNLMDDIERAIDDGVNTFKVLVRDKRLLPGGGATEIELAKQITSYGESCPGLEQYAIKKFAEAFEAVPRALAENSGVKGNELVSKLYAVHHEGNKNIGFDIEGEGAALKDMLEAGILDPYLVKHWGIKLATNAAVTVLRVDQIIMAKPAGGPKAPQGKQGWDEED, encoded by the exons ATGGCTCTACACGTGCCGAAAGCTCCGGGCTTCGCCCAAATGTTAAAGGATGGCGCCAAG catttttctgGGCTAGAGGAGGCAATTTTCCGAAACATTCAAGCATGCAAAGAACTGGCACAGACGACACGGACAGCCTATGGGCCCAATG GCATGAATAAAATGGTCATCAACCATCTGGAAAAGCTCTTTGTCACCAATGATGCAGCAACCATTCTGAGAGAACTTGAG GTCCAGCACCCAGCAGCGAAGATGGTCGTGATGGCGTCACACATGCAGGAGCAGGAGGTTGGGGACGGGACCAACTTCGTTCTGGTGTTTGCCGGAGccctgctggagctggctgAGGAGCTGCTGAGGATGGGTCTATCTGTGTCTGAG GTTATTGAAGGGTATGAGATGGCCTGCAAGAAGGCCCTGGACATCCTGCCTGAGTCTGTGTGCTCCTCGGCCAAGAATTTGCAGGATGTGGATGAGGCCACCGCCATGATCCGCACGGCTGTTATGAGCAAACAGTATGGGAATGAGGATTTCTTGGCCAACCTCATTGCCCAGGCTTGTG TTTCCATTTTTCCAGAGTCGGGAAATTTTAATGTGGACAATGTCCGAGTGTGCAAGATCTTG gGCTGTGGGTTGAATTCCTCTTCAGTTGTACATGGaatggtttttaaaaaggaaacagaaggaGACATCACATCGGTCAAGGATGCAAAGATAGCAGTATTCTCCTGTCCCTTTGACTGCATGGTAACGGAGACTAAG GGGACAGTTCTGATAAAGAATGCTGAGGAGCTGATGAACTTCAGCAAGGGTGAGGAGGACATGATGGAGGCCCAGGTCAAGGCCATCGCTGAGGCTGGAGCCAATGTTGTTGTAACTGGGGGCAAGGTGGCAGACATGGCCCTGCACTATGCCAACAAGTACCAGCTCATGGTGGTCAG GCTAAACTCTAAATGGGATTTAAGAAGACTGTGTAAAACAGTTGGAGCTGTTGCACTGCCCAGATTG ACACCCCCAACACCTGAGGAGATGGGTCGCTGTGACAGCGTCTACCTCACAGAAGTTGGTGACACCCAGGTGGTCGTCTTCAAACATG AAAAAGAGGATGGTGCCATTTCTACTCTGGTTATCAGGGGATCCACAGACAATCTGATGGATGACATTGAAAGAGCCATTGATGATGGTGTCAACACATTCAAGGTTCTTGTAAGG GACAAGCGTCTTCTGCCAGGTGGTGGGGCCACTGAGATCGAGCTGGCCAAACAGATCACATCATATGGAGAG TCCTGCCCAGGTCTGGAACAGTATGCCATCAAGAAGTTTGCTGAAGCTTTTGAGGCAGTGCCCCGTGCACTGGCGGAAAACTCTGGGGTCAAGGGTAATGAACTTGTGTCCAAACTGTATGCCGTACACCATGAAGGGAACAAGAACATTGGGTTTGACATTGAG ggagagggtgCAGCTTTGAAGGACATGCTGGAGGCTGGCATCTTGGACCCCTACCTAGTCAAACACTGGGGCATTAAACTGGCCACcaatgctgctgtcactgtgctCCGAGTTGACCAG ATCATTATGGCTAAACCGGCAGGGGGACCCAAAGCTCCCCAAGGCAAGCAAGGTTGGGATGAGGAGGACTGA
- the map3k7cl gene encoding MAP3K7 C-terminal-like protein translates to MITSTRRVSPDKPEVRIAFSLDESTELKDDEDLLPSFPDLEQQLQPVLPCQSVSESVQVYKDHCKMAKEFHKVKNEIALLEDRKKELIAELVEDEKASMEIARLKEEFRVLTEENRTLVNVHSQRSQQLETLRVLNQKRPGSS, encoded by the exons ATGATCACCTCAACAAGACGAGTATCTCCTGACAAACCTGAAGTTAGAATCGCCTTCAGCCTTGATGAGTccacag AGCTGAAAGATGACGAGGACTTGCTTCCATCATTTCCTGACCTTGAGCAGCAGCTACAG CCTGTGCTTCCATGTCAGTCGGTGTCAGAGTCAGTGCAAGTGTACAAGGACCACTGCAAGATGGCCAAAGAGTTCCACAAGGTCAAAAACGAAATTGCACTGCTGGAGGATCGAAA AAAGGAGTTGATTGCGGAGCTGGTGGAGGATGAGAAGGCATCCATGGAAATTGCCCGTCTGAAGGAGGAGTTCCGGGTCCTGACAGAGGAGAACCGGACGCTGGTCAATGTCCACAGCCAACGCTCCCAGCAGCTGGAGACACTGCGAGTACTCAATCAGAAGAGACCAGGGTCCTCCTGA